Part of the Janibacter alkaliphilus genome is shown below.
GGCCGGCATCTCGGTGCTGCTGCTCAACGCGAAGGTGACCGGCGCGATCTTCGTCCTGCCGTACGCGCTGGCGGCGCGCAGCACCCAGCTGTCCACCGGCACCTTCGGTGACTCCGGCACGCTCACCCTGGGCGCGGTCGGCGCCGTGCTCGCGGCCACCGCCCTACTCACGGTCGTGGTCGTGGCTGTGGCGGGGCGGTCGCTGGACCGTCGGGACGTGGCTGCCTGACGTCGGGCGGTGGGGTCCGATGCGGTCGAGGTCCGACCCCGTCGCTGGGCTCAGTTGCCGTTCAGACCGTGCCGCGTCGTGTCCAGCGCCTGCTTGAAGTGGGACTCGGCGTCGTTGATCACCGCCTGGGGAGTGGCCCGGTCGAAGACGCGCAGCACCGAGTAGCGGAAGGTGCTCGGGTCGAGGCCTCGCAGCCCGACGTTGCCGCCGTGCCCGTCGGCGGCGTACGCCGACCAGCGCTGCCGGATCGTCTCGGCGCCGTCGGCCTTGCCGACGTACTGGCGTCCGTCGCGGGTGTCGGTGATGAGGTAGATGCCGGCGACGGACGACAGCGCGCTGCGCCAGTGCTCGTACCGGTGCTCGCGTAGCACCGCCTGCAGCGTCGCGTGGCTCAGCCGCAGCCGGTCGAACCCGGGGAAGGGCTCGCGCGCCGCGTCGGCGATCTCCAGCACCGGGTAGTCGGCGGCGGTGGCGCCGTGCACCCGCCAGGTGATCGGTGCCGGCCAGTGGATGACCAGCCGGTCCTGCAGGTCGGCCAGCGCGCCGGTCTCTCGGAGGTCGAAGTGGCGCAGCGTGTCGTCGCGGTGCACCTCGCCGTGGTTCTCCAGCACCCGCCACAGGCGGGCCCGGTAGGAGCCGTCGGTGACGAAGACGAGCCAGGTGCGCGGCGGGTCCGCCGGGAAGTGCCGCGAGGTCAGCGACTGGCGGCTGGTGTAGGCAAGGATCTCGGCGTCGGTCGAGTCCGCGTGGATCCCTGCCTCGCCGTCCTCGTGCATCGCCACGAAGCTGTGCCGGATCGCCAGCGCCTCACCAGGATCGATCGTCTCGCCCTGCAGGATGGTGCCGAGAGTCAGTGCCATGACCGGCAGTGTGCCTCGCCGGGTCAGCGTGGGACGTGCATGAGCGAGACGTGCACCGTCGCGGGGTCACCAGGGTCCACGAGGACGTACCGCCACCAGCTCGGGTTGTCCGGGTCCACCGCGTCGCACGAGCGTGACTCGGACGAGACCGGCAGGGCGCCCAGCACCGGCTCGTGCGTGGGGTTGAGGGTGACCGCCGGCAGCGAGCCGCCGAGGCCGCCCGAGCTGCAGAACTCCTCGACCTGGCTGCGGGCCAGCTGGAAGCTGACGGCGTAGGCCTCGTCGGCGTCCTCGACCTCGACGACGTCCAGTGACGCGGCCGTCGCCCCGGAGGGAAGGGCGAGACCCGCCCGGCCCAGAGCCTCGGCAGGGTCCGTCGCCACGTCAGAGCTCGAGGAGGCGCCGCTGCTGCGGTCGGTGCCCGGGGCATCGGTCGAGCAAGCCGCGAGCGCGAGGAGAGTGAGGGTGACGACGGCGAACGGGCGAAGGCTCATGAGACCTCTCCTGACGTGGTCTGCGGGGACGAGTTCCCGTACATCGTGTACTCCCGAGCCAGCCCGGCACGGTGCAGCTCGGCGAGCTGCGCGTCGGTGACCTCGATCCCGAGGATGTCGACACCCTTCCCTTTGTCCCAGTTGTACTGGTCCCGGTAGTTGACGGTCCTCTCCGTCTCGTACCGGTAGGGCCCACCAGGCGTCTCCGGCGGGTAGACGGTGATCTGTCCGGTCTGGTTGTAGCTCATCCCGCCGGTGGCGAAGAACCAGTTCTTGCTCTCATCCTCGCCCAGGTAGTGCCCCGCCCATGGGGTGTTCACCGGGTAGGTCACCGGCTCGGTGATCCCGTCGGCACGCGCCTGGTCGACGGCCTCCTGAGCCAGCTGGTCGGTCTGGGTGTCGACCTGCGCCTGGAAGCTCTCCACGTCCTCCAGCATCGCGTCGACATCCTGCTCCAACGGGTCTCCGGAGTTTCCCAGGAAGTGCTGCAGGTTCCGGGACGCATCCGGCCAGGCACCGGCCAGCGCCAGGGCGCCCGCCTCTGCCGCGTACTTGGTGGCGAAGTCCTTGGGGCTGGCCCACTCCGAGTCGTACTCACCGGCACCCTGGTCGGGAGGAGACCACTTCGGTGGTTCGGGTTGCTCGTCCAGATCGGTCCCGGGGACGGGCTCACCGAGTCCCTTGGGCGGCGGGCTGCCACCGTCGGTCCCGTCCGAGCCCTCGCCGCTGCTACCTCGTCGGTCGACGCTCGTACGCCCACGGTCCTGTCGGGCGCCCTCGGCCTCGCGAGCGTGGTCGTCAGGACCAGCGTCGGTCGGCGGAGGCAGGGCCGCAGCGACCGTCGCGGCGAGCGGGCTCGCGGCCGACGCCGCAGAAACCCCGTGCGGCGCCGCTGCTCCGGCGTGGGCGGCGCTGCCGTCGTCCTGCTGCTGTGCCTCCTCTTGCAGGCGTCGACCGAATGCACCCAGTGCGTCACCAGCGGCGACGATCTGACCGCGTGCGTGCTGCCAGTCGACCGACATGCGGTCGAGGTCGGGTCCTGCCCACGAACCAGCCAGCACCTCGATCATGCCCGTTCCGGAGCTCTCGACCTCGCGCATCCGGCCCGCCAGTGTCACCAGCTGGCTGCCGGTGCTCCTGAGCGCGGCCGTGTCTGCGCCATGCGTGACCGGAGCCATCTCCACTACCCCCATGGTTGTCAGTCTCGGGCAACACGTGCTCGTCGGGAGGCTAGCCGTGCCCTGGCGTGCGCGCGATGGGTAGCGCTCCCCACCACCAGCATGGTCGCCTCGGGAGGTGCGCCGGCGACGCGGCACGATGGAGGCATGAGCACCCAGCGGTGGCGAGCAGCACGCGAGCGCGTGCAGCCACGCCTGGACGAGCTCGCCGCGCGCCGGGACGCGCTGCGGCAGAGGGTGACCGACCGCGCGACGACCGCGGTGGAGGCATCCCCGGCGCCGGTGCGGACCGCCCTTCGCCTGGGGATCGCCACCGTTCGGGACGCGATGAAGGACCGGGTGCCCGGGCTGGCCGCCGAGGTCGCCCTCTTCACCCTCATCTCGCTGCCGGCGCTGGTGCTCGTCGTCCTCGGCTCGCTCGGCTACGTCGCCGAGGCGCTCGGAGAGGACGGCCAGGAGGAGCTGGAGCGGCTGGTCTTCACCGTGCCGAGCGCGGCGATGTCCGACTCCACCTACGCCGCCTACGAGTCGCTGGTCCGCCCGGTGCTGGAGTCGGGGCGGGTCGACGTCATCGGCATCGGGCTGCTGCTCGGCCTGTGGACCGGCTCGCGCGCGATGAACCGCATCCTCGAGACGATCACCATCGCCTACGATCTGCCGCCGCGCGCCAGCCGCGGCCGCACCCGGCTGCTGGCGCTGGGCCTGACCGTGGCCGGCCTGCTCGGTGCGGTGACGATCCTGCCGCTGCTCGTCCTGGGGCCGCGGCTGATCCGCGCGCTCGCCCCTGACGGCATCGCCGACGCCACCCTGCAGCTCCTCGACTGGGCGTACTGGCCAGCGATGGGCGCACTGGTCATCGCCGCTCTGGCCACGCTCTACCACGTCGGGGTGCCCTGGCAGACCCCGTGGCGTCGCGACCTGCCCGGGGCCGTGCTGGCGATGGCGCTCTGGCTGGCCGCGGCGGCCGGGCTGCGCGCGTACCTCTTCTTCGAGGGCAGCAGCATCGAGGGCGGCGAGCAGGTCTACCAGCAGCTCGGCACTCCGATCGCCGTCGTGCTGTGGCTGTGGGTCTCGGCGATCGCGGTGCTGCTCGGGGCCGAGCTCAACGCCGAGATCGAGAAGGAGTGGCCGACCCGCACGACCGACTCCTCGGTGGCAGGGTGAGGTCATGGCTCCTTCGCTGACCACCGTCCTGCAGCGCGCCGTCGACGACGGCACCGTCCCCGGAGCGGTCGCCCTGCTCTCCCGCGACGGGCAGCGCGAGCTCGTCGCCGTCGGGCGGATGGCGCTCGACGGGCCGCCGATGCGCGCGGACGCGGTCATGCAGGTCCAGTCGATGACGAAGGCGGTGACCGCCGTCGCCGCCCTCCGCCTCGTCGAGCAGGGGCGGCTCGACCTCGACGAGCCGGTCGCGCGGTGGCTGCCCGAGCTCGCCGAACCGCGGGTGCTGGCGCGCCACGACGGGCCGCTGGAGGAGACCGTGGCCGCCGCGCGGCCGATCACCGTGCGCCACCTGCTCACCTGCACCAGCGGCCTGGGCATCGTCGACCCGACCAGCCCGCTGGGCGCAGCCATGCAGGAGGCCGGGCTGGAGGCCGGGGCCGAGCCGCCGCCGGTCGGCGCCGACGAGTGGCTGGCCGCGCTCGCCGATCTGCCGCTGGTGGGGCAGCCGGGCGAGGTGTGGCGCTACCACCACTCCTTCGCCGTACTCGGGGTGCTGCTCTCCCGGGTCGTCGACCGCCCGCTGGGCGAGCACCTGCGCGCGGATGTCTTCGACCCGCTCGGCATGCCCGACACCGGCTTCTGGGTGCCGCAGGACGACCTCGAGCGGCTGCCCGCCGCCTACCGCCACGAGCCGGGCGGGCTGGTCGAGACGATGCCGCTGCACGGCGGCTTCTACGCCGGGCCGGCCCCCTTCGACGTCAGCCACGGGGAGCTCGTCTCGACGGCCTCGGACTACGCCACCTTCGCGCAGATGCTCGCCGGCGGCGGCATGGGTGGCGGGCGGCGCTATCTCTCCCGGGAGTCGGTGGCGATGATGACCAGCGACCAGGTCGATGCCGCGCTGAAGACGCCGGAGAGCTTCCCGTACGGGCCGGGCTTCTGGGATGGGATGGGCTGGGGCTTCGGCGTCGGGGTGCAGACGTCCGGGCCGCACGCGGGCCGGTTCGGCTGGTCCGGTGGGCAGGGCAGCGACGTGTGGGTCGATCCCCGCGGCACCCTCGCGGTGCTGCTCACCCAGGTCGAGATGGGACCGGAGGTCATGGGGCTCTTCATCGAGATCCAGGAGCTCGGCTGACCCGTCCGGGCGCCACTCCTAGGGTGAGCGCATGCGCGCTGTGGTGATCGACGAGGTCGGGGTCGAGCCGACGGTCCAGGACGTACCGGACCCGACGTGCCCGCCGGGCGGGGCCGTCCTCGATGTTGCGGCGACCGGCGTGTGCCGCTCGGACTGGCACGTGCTCGCCGGCCACGACCCGGTGACCCTGCCGCACGTGCCGGGGCACGAGTTGGTCGGCACGATCCGTGAGGTCGGCGAGGGCGTGACCCGGTGGCGCGTCGGCGACCGGGTGACCACCCCCTTCGTCTGCGGGTGCGGACGCTGCGCGCTCTGTGCGGCGGGGGAAAGCCAGGTGTGCCCGGATCAGCGGCAGCCCGGCTTCAGCGACTGGGGCTCGTACGCCGAGCAGGTCGCGCTGCATGCCGCCGACCACAACATCGTCGCCGTGCCGGAGACGATGCGCGACGAGACCGCAGCCGCGCTCGGCTGCCGCTTCGCCACATCCTACCGGGCGGTGGCCCAGCACGGCGGGGTGCGTGCGGATCAGTGGGTGGCGGTGCACGGCGCGGGCGGCGCGGGGCTGTCCGCGGTGCTCGTGGCGAAGGCGCTCGGCGCGCGTGCCGTCGTAGTCGACCTCGCACCGGCGGCTCTGGAACGCGCCACCGCGCTCGGAGTCGACGCCGCCATCGACGGACGCGGGCTGGACCCGGCCGCGATCGCTGCGGCGGTGCACGAGGTGACGGACGGTGGGGCGCACGTGTCCATCGACGCCTTCGGGTCGCCCGCCGCGGCTACGGCATCCGTGCTGTCGCTGCGCCGCCGCGGACGGCACGTCCAGGTCGGCCTGCTCTTCGGCGACGCGGCGCAGATCCCGCTGCCGATGGACCGGATCATCGCCTGGGAGCTGGCCGTCCACGGAAGCCACGGCCTCGCCGCCGCCGACTACCCGGTGATGCTGGATCTCGTGACGCGTGCCGGCATCGACCTCGACACCCTCGTCGGCCGGGTCGTCGGGCTGGACGAGGCTCCGGCCGCGCTGGCCTCGCTCGGTGAGACACCCGCCAGCGCTGGCGTCACCGTCATCCGTCCCTGAACTCTTGCGTCCGGGCTGCATCTCGAGGCTAGGCACATCCCCCTTCGGGTGCCTCCGTCGGTGCGTCACCTCATGAGCCAGAGGCCTGCGACTTGAGGGGGAGACGACTTTGGGACGGAAGTGGCTTGGGGAGCGGGCAAGCCTGACCGGCGCAGTGCCAGCCGTGCGCCCTGGTCCGCCACACGGGGCACCGACGTAGGCGCGCGGACGCGCTGCCCGGCGGCTCTGGCCGGCGTGACCGGCGACGTCTCGATGCGACACGCTACAGATGTATGCAGTGAAGACTAGACAGCCGGATAGGTTGCGATCTCATGGATCCGGTGACTAACCCCTACGCCCCTGGTGCGGGTCAGCGCCCGCCCGAGCTCGCCGGTCGCGACGACCAGCTGGACACCTTCGCGGTCGTGCTCAAGCGGGTCGCGGCCGGGCGCCCGGATCGTTCGCTCGTGCTCACCGGTCTGCGCGGGGTCGGCAAGACCGTGCTGCTCAACCAGCTCCGCTCGGCGGCGGTGCGGGCGAAGTGGGGGACCGGCAAGCTCGAGGCCAGGCCGGATCAGCGGCTGCGGCGCCCGCTGGCCGGCGCGCTGCACCAGGCGGTGCGCGAGCTCGGGCACACCCGGGACGAGGAGGTCGAGCACGTCCTCGGGGTGATCAAGTCCTTCGTGCAGCGCGACGCCGCGCCCGGTACCAAGCTGCGCGACCAGTGGAACCCCGGCATCGATGCACCTGCCGTCAAGGGCCGCGCCGACTCTGGTGACATCGAGATCGACCTCGTCGAGCTGCTCACCGACGTCGGTGGGCTGGCCGCCGACCTCGGCCGCGGGGTGGCGGTCTTCATCGACGAGATGCAGGACCTCGGGGCGGACGACGTCTCGGCGCTGTGCGCGGCCTGCCACGAGATCAGCCAGTCGGGGCTGCCGGTGATCGTCGTCGGGGCCGGGCTGCCGCACCTGCCCGCGGTGCTGTCGGCGAGCAAGTCGTACTCCGAGCGGCTCTTCCGCTACGTGCTCATCGACCGGCTGCCGCGGGAGATGGCCGAGCGGGCGCTGACTCTGCCCGCCTCGGACGAGGGCGCGGAGTACGAGCCGGCCGCGCTGGAGGCGCTCTACGCGGCGACCGGCGGCTACCCCTACTTCATCCAGGCCTACGGGAAGTCGGTGTGGGACAAGGCCCCTCGCTCACCGATCACCCCCGACGACGTCACCGTGGCGGCACCGGAGGCTGAAGCGGAGCTCGCCGTCGGCTTCTTTGGCTCTCGCTACGAGCGGGCGACGCCGGGGGAGCGTGAGTACCTGCGGGCGATGGCCGACGTGGCTGCCGACATCGCCGAGAAGGGGGAGGAACCGCTCGACGAGATCCAGTCCGTCGCCACCTCCGAGGTCGCCACC
Proteins encoded:
- a CDS encoding GIY-YIG nuclease family protein translates to MALTLGTILQGETIDPGEALAIRHSFVAMHEDGEAGIHADSTDAEILAYTSRQSLTSRHFPADPPRTWLVFVTDGSYRARLWRVLENHGEVHRDDTLRHFDLRETGALADLQDRLVIHWPAPITWRVHGATAADYPVLEIADAAREPFPGFDRLRLSHATLQAVLREHRYEHWRSALSSVAGIYLITDTRDGRQYVGKADGAETIRQRWSAYAADGHGGNVGLRGLDPSTFRYSVLRVFDRATPQAVINDAESHFKQALDTTRHGLNGN
- a CDS encoding YihY/virulence factor BrkB family protein, encoding MSTQRWRAARERVQPRLDELAARRDALRQRVTDRATTAVEASPAPVRTALRLGIATVRDAMKDRVPGLAAEVALFTLISLPALVLVVLGSLGYVAEALGEDGQEELERLVFTVPSAAMSDSTYAAYESLVRPVLESGRVDVIGIGLLLGLWTGSRAMNRILETITIAYDLPPRASRGRTRLLALGLTVAGLLGAVTILPLLVLGPRLIRALAPDGIADATLQLLDWAYWPAMGALVIAALATLYHVGVPWQTPWRRDLPGAVLAMALWLAAAAGLRAYLFFEGSSIEGGEQVYQQLGTPIAVVLWLWVSAIAVLLGAELNAEIEKEWPTRTTDSSVAG
- a CDS encoding serine hydrolase domain-containing protein gives rise to the protein MAPSLTTVLQRAVDDGTVPGAVALLSRDGQRELVAVGRMALDGPPMRADAVMQVQSMTKAVTAVAALRLVEQGRLDLDEPVARWLPELAEPRVLARHDGPLEETVAAARPITVRHLLTCTSGLGIVDPTSPLGAAMQEAGLEAGAEPPPVGADEWLAALADLPLVGQPGEVWRYHHSFAVLGVLLSRVVDRPLGEHLRADVFDPLGMPDTGFWVPQDDLERLPAAYRHEPGGLVETMPLHGGFYAGPAPFDVSHGELVSTASDYATFAQMLAGGGMGGGRRYLSRESVAMMTSDQVDAALKTPESFPYGPGFWDGMGWGFGVGVQTSGPHAGRFGWSGGQGSDVWVDPRGTLAVLLTQVEMGPEVMGLFIEIQELG
- a CDS encoding zinc-dependent alcohol dehydrogenase family protein, which gives rise to MRAVVIDEVGVEPTVQDVPDPTCPPGGAVLDVAATGVCRSDWHVLAGHDPVTLPHVPGHELVGTIREVGEGVTRWRVGDRVTTPFVCGCGRCALCAAGESQVCPDQRQPGFSDWGSYAEQVALHAADHNIVAVPETMRDETAAALGCRFATSYRAVAQHGGVRADQWVAVHGAGGAGLSAVLVAKALGARAVVVDLAPAALERATALGVDAAIDGRGLDPAAIAAAVHEVTDGGAHVSIDAFGSPAAATASVLSLRRRGRHVQVGLLFGDAAQIPLPMDRIIAWELAVHGSHGLAAADYPVMLDLVTRAGIDLDTLVGRVVGLDEAPAALASLGETPASAGVTVIRP
- a CDS encoding ATP-binding protein produces the protein MDPVTNPYAPGAGQRPPELAGRDDQLDTFAVVLKRVAAGRPDRSLVLTGLRGVGKTVLLNQLRSAAVRAKWGTGKLEARPDQRLRRPLAGALHQAVRELGHTRDEEVEHVLGVIKSFVQRDAAPGTKLRDQWNPGIDAPAVKGRADSGDIEIDLVELLTDVGGLAADLGRGVAVFIDEMQDLGADDVSALCAACHEISQSGLPVIVVGAGLPHLPAVLSASKSYSERLFRYVLIDRLPREMAERALTLPASDEGAEYEPAALEALYAATGGYPYFIQAYGKSVWDKAPRSPITPDDVTVAAPEAEAELAVGFFGSRYERATPGEREYLRAMADVAADIAEKGEEPLDEIQSVATSEVATHLGKKPQSLSPARDALLKKGLIYSGERGRIAFTVPHFGRYLREQT